In Ovis canadensis isolate MfBH-ARS-UI-01 breed Bighorn chromosome 3, ARS-UI_OviCan_v2, whole genome shotgun sequence, one DNA window encodes the following:
- the RAB21 gene encoding ras-related protein Rab-21, producing MAAAGGGGAAAGRAYSFKVVLLGEGCVGKTSLVLRYCENKFNDKHITTLQASFLTKKLNIGGKRVNLAIWDTAGQERFHALGPIYYRDSNGAILVYDITDEDSFQKVKNWVKELRKMLGNEICLCIVGNKVDLEKERHVSIQEAESYAESVGAKHYHTSAKQNKGIEELFLDLCKRMIETAQMDERAKGNGSSQPGAARRGVQIIDDEPQAQSVGGGCCSSG from the exons ATGGCTGcggccggcggcggcggggcggcggcggGCCGAGCCTACTCCTTCAAGGTGGTGCTGCTGGGGGAAGGCTGCGTGGGGAAGACGTCGCTGGTGCTGCGCTACTGCGAGAACAAGTTCAACGACAAGCACATCACCACCCTGCAG GCATCATTCTtaacaaagaagttaaatattGGTGGGAAGAGAGTAAATCTTGCTATTTGG GATACAGCAGGTCAAGAGAGATTCCACGCATTGGGTCCAATTTACTACAGAGATTCAAATGGAGCTATTTTAGTTTATGATATAACAGATGAAGATTCTTTCCAGAAG GTTAAAAACTGGGTGAAAGAATTACGGAAAATGTTGGGAAATGAGATCTGTTTATGTATAGTAG GTAATAAAGTAGACTTGGAGAAGGAGAGACATGTTTCCATTCAAGAAGCAGAATC gtaTGCAGAATCTGTGGGAGCAAAACATTATCACACTTCAGCCAAACAGAACAAAGGAATTGAGGAACTCTTTCTTGACCTTTGTAAAA GAATGATAGAAACTGCACAAATGGATGAGAGGGCAAAAGGCAATGGCTCCAGTCAGCCGGGAGCTGCAAGGCGAGGTGTTCAGATCATTGATGATGAACCTCAAGCCCAGAGCGTTGGCGGAGGGTGCTGTTCTTCTGGATAA